Sequence from the Ancalomicrobiaceae bacterium S20 genome:
AGCCGGACGCGGCGGTGATCGTGGCGACGGTGCGCGCGCTCAAGATGCACGGCGGCGTCAAGAAGGAGGACCTCGGCAAGGAGAACCTCGAGGCGCTCGAGAAGGGCTTCGCCAACCTTGCCCGCCATGTCGAGAACGTGGCCAAGTTCGGCGTGCCGGTGATCGTCGGCATCAACCGCTTCGTCACCGACACCGACGCCGAAATGAAGCTGCTGGTCGACGCCTGCCGCGACCGGCTCGGCGTCCAGGCGATCGTCTGCACGCACTGGGCCGACGGCTCGGCCGGTGCCGAGACGCTGGCGCGCGCGGTGGTCGACATGATCGAGGCGCCGCGGCCTGCGCCCTTCGCGCCGATCTATCCGGACGAGATGCCGCTGCTTCAGAAGGTCGAGACCATCGCCCGCGAGATCTACCGGGCCGGCGCGGTCGCGGCCGACGGCAAGATCGTCAAGCGGTTCAAGGATCTGGAAGCGCAAGGCTTCGGCCGCTTCCCGATCTGCATCGCCAAGACGCAGTCGTCGTTCTCGGCCGATCCTGACGTCAAGGGCGCGCCGACCGGCCACACGCTGCCGATCCGCGAGGTGCGGCTCTCGGCCGGTGCGGAGTTCCTGGTCGTGATCTGCGGGGACATCATGACCATGCCGGGCCTGCCCAAGATCCCGGCCGCCGAGCACATCCGGCTCGGCGCCGACGGGCTGATCGAAGGCCTGAGCTGAGGCTTGCGAACAGGGCGGTGCGGCGTCCGGAGTGGGACGCCACGCGCCGTGTCCCGACGGCCGGTCAGCGCGAGAGGCCGAAGGCGCGCAGCGTCTCGGCCGGCACGATCGGTGCGGCGCTCTCGATCAGGAAGCGCTCGAGCCGCCGGTCAGGGTCGCGGTAGACCCGGCCGTCGCGCTCGACCAGATCGCCGAACACCCGCAGGGCCGCTTCCGGCAAGCCGGGGCAGTCCATCGCCACGACGAAGCCCCGATAGCCGAGCCCCGGCGCCGCGATGGCCGCGCCGGGGGCGGGGACCAGACCGGCAAAGGCCTGGACGAAGGCGTCGGCGCGCGCGCACGGGATCTGCCAGCGCGGGTTCGGAGCCCCGGAAAACAGGTCGATTACGACCGCCAACGCCATGGGTGCGAGATCGCCTTTCACCATCGGCTTTCACCGGATGCGGACCGTCCGCTTGGTGATCATGAAGCTGCAGAATGCCGTATAGGGCCCGCGGTTCGCCGTGCGCGGATCGGTGATCGCGTGGCCGGCATTGTCGGTGTTGCGCACCGGCGTGGAGCCCGGCTTGTGCGACCAGCAGCCGACATTGTCCTGCCGATACCAATGGAAGTCCATGCCCGGCGCCACGACCAGGGCGACGAACCAGCCCTTGCCGGCGGCGAGATGGCTGGAGAAGTTCGGCGTCGGGGCGAGGCCGTCCGACTGGGCGGCCGGCTGGACGCTCGCGCAGGTGAGCTGGGTGTACTGGTGGCCGGTGGCGCGGCCCGGCTGCGCGAAGGTGTTGGTCACCTGATTGTTGGCGTAGTTGTAGCAGTTGTTGTTCTGCAGCGTGGTCGGATTGTTGTTCCAGAAGCCGGGATTGTAGGCCGGCGCGTCGGCCGCCGTGCAGGGCGGACAGGCGAGGCGCGGGGCCGTCGCGGCCATGACTAGCGGCGGCTGGCCGATGCTGGAGCCGACATGCTGCCGGACCAGGTCTTCCAGATGGGTGCCGGCGGTCTTGAGCAGGTAGTGCTCGACCTCCTCGTCGCCGAAGACGTGATGGCCGAACTCCTTGGTCGCCTCGGCCTCGAAGCGCGCCGAGCGGCTTGCCGCTGTCGTCGATCACGGGCGTCAGCGTGAAGCCGCGATAGCCGAGGACCGGCGGCGGGGCCGCGGCGAAGGCGCGCGCCCGCGCCTTGGCGAAGTGCTGCAATTCGGAAACCTGATCGGAATCGATGATCCAGCGCGGGTTCGGGCGGCCGGAGAACACATCGAGTGTGACGACGTAGGCCATTGGAAACCTCCCTCACACAACCATTTAAAGGTGTGTGTAAGAGGTATGTATCTTCTGATTGTTTCAGTGGCATTACAGGGCCGCGCTGCGCGCCGCACCAAGACCGAATCCGAAATGCGAGAGGCGAGAAGCGTTTGACGCGCGTCGGCGGCTCGTTATTCTCCGGTCATGTCCATGAAGAGACGCGACGAACGCGTCCGCCCGGATCCTGGAGGAAACCACCCATGCGTCTCGTCCCCGCGCTCGTCGCGTCCGCCTGTCTCGCTCTCGCCGCGGTCCCCGCGAAGGCCGATCAGTTCATCAACGTGCTGACCGGCGGCACCAGCGGGGTCTACTACCCGCTCGGCGTCGCGCTCAGCCAGATCTACGGCGAGAAGATCGCCGGCGTGAAGACGCAGGTGCAGGCCACCAAGGCGTCGGTCGAGAACCTCAACCTCCTGCAACAAGGCCGCGGCGAGATCGCCTTCACGCTCGGCGACGCGCTGCGCGACGCCTGGGACGGCAACACCGAGGCGGGCTTCAAGGGCAAGCTCGACAAGCTGCGCGGCATCGGCGCCGTCTATCCGAACTACATCCAGATCGTCGCGCTGAAGGACTCGGGCGTGAAGACGCTCGCCGACCTCAAGGGCAAGAGCCTGTCGGTCGGCGCGCCGAAGTCCGGCACCGAGCTCAACGCCCGCGCCATCCTCGCCGCGGCGGGGCTGAAATACGCCGATCTCGGCAAGACCGAGTATCTGCCCTTCGCTGAGTCGGTCGATCTGATGAAGAACCGCCAGCTCGACGCGACGCTGCAGTCGGCCGGTCTCGGCGTCGCCTCGATCCGCGACCTGTCGACCTCGGTCGACGTCACGGTGGTGGCGGTCGACAAGGCGACGGTCGACAAGATCGGCGCGCCCTATCTCGCGGTGGTGATCCCGGCCAATACCTACCAGGGCCAGACCGCCGACGTGCCGACCGCGGCGGTCGGCAACTTCCTGGTCACCCACGCCGGCGTGCCGGACGAGGTCGTCTACCAGATGACCAAGCTCACCTATGAAAACCTCGACCGGCTCGCCAACGCCCATGCGGCGGCGAAGGGCATCAAGGTCGAGGATGCGATCAAGGGCATGCCGCTGCCGCTGCATCCCGGCGCGGAGAAGTATTTCCGCGAGAAGGGCCTGATCAAGTAAACGGCGGCTCGATCCGCCCGCCGCGCCGGCGTGCTCCGGCGCGGCCTTTCGACCTGGACGACTGCCGGCGTTCGCTCCGGCTGATCTCGACAGCAGCCCTATCCCCGATCGGCCCGGGCGCCGCCCCGGCGAGCGAGAGCCGCATGACCGCCACCAGCCCCGCCGCAGAGATCGACAATCCCGCTCTCGAAACATTCGAACACGGTTTCCCGCCCGGCTTCGGCTCAAAGTTCGCCGGCCTCGCGGCCTTCGCGATCGCGCTCGCCTTCTCGGTGTTCCAGCTCGTGGTCTCAGCCTGGCCGGCGCTGCCGAGCCAGTCGGTGCGCGGCATCCATGTCGGCTTCCTGTTGCTCCTGACCTTCGGCCTCGTCGCGAATTTCCGCGCCAAGACCGCGCTGGGCCTTGTGATCGGCTGGGCGCTCGGTCTCCTCGGTTTCGCGGTCGGGCTCTATCAATGGGTCTATCATGATGCGCTGATCCTGCGCGCCGGCGATCTCGAACGGCAGGATCTCGTGGTCGGCGTGCTCCTGATCGTGCTGGTGTTCGAAGCGTGCCGGCGCATCATGGGACCGTCGCTGCCGATCATGTGCGGCGTCTGCCTCGCCTATGCGCTGTTCGGCCAGTATCTGCCGGGTCCGCTCGGCCACCGCGGCTACGGGCTCGATCAGGTGATCGAGCAGATGTCGTTCGGCACCGAGGGCATCTACGGCGTGCCGATCTACGTCTCGGCGACCTACATCTTCCTGTTCATCCTGTTCGGCGCCTTCCTCGAGCGCGCCGGCATGATCCACCTGTTCACCGACGTGTCGCTCGGCCTGTTCGGCCGCTCGCGCGGCGGGCCGGCCAAGGTCGCGGTGTTCTCATCCGGCCTGATGGGGACGATCTCGGGCTCGGGCGTCGCCAATGTCGTGACCGTCGGCCAGTTCACCATCCCCCTGATGATCCGCTTCGGCTACCGGCGCGCCTTTGCTGCCGGCGTCGAGGCGACGGCCTCGATGGGCGGGCAGATCATGCCGCCGGTGATGGGCGCGGCCGCCTTCATCATGGCCGAGACGCTCGGCGTCGCCTATTCGGAGATCGTCAAGGCGGCCGCGCTGCCGGCCGTGCTCTATTTCGCCTCGGCCTACTGGATGGTGCATCTGGAGGCCGGCAAGCATGGCCTGCGCGGCATGGCCGAGGTGCCGAGCGCGCTCGCCGCGCTCACCAAGGGCTGGTATCTGGTGCTGCCGCTCGGCGTGCTGGTCTGGCTGCTGTTCGCCGGCTACACGCCGCTGTTCGCCGGCACGATCGGCCTGGCGCTGACCGCGATCCTGATCCTCGGCGCCAGCGCGGCGCTGGAAATGCCCGAAGGCGTCACGCGCACGATCTTCTGGGTCGTGCTCGGCATCGCCAGCGCGGCGTTCTTCCGCTATGGGCTATGGGCCGTCATCGCCGTCGTTGCGGCGCTGATCCTGCTCAATTTCCGGGCCGGCAGCGGCCGGGAGACGCTCAGGCTCTGCCGCGACAGTCTGGCGGATGCGGCCAAGACCGCGCTCGCGGTCGGCATCGCCTGCGCCATCGTCGGCACGATCATCGGCACCTTCACGCTGACCGGCGTCGGCTCGACCTTCGGCACCTGGGTGGTCGGCATCGGCCAGCAGAGCCTGTTCCTGTCGCTGGTGCTGACCATGATCCTGTCGGTGATCCTCGGCACCGGCATTCCGACGATCCCGACCTACATCATCGTCGCCTCGCTCGCGGCGCCCGCGCTCGCCAAGCTCGGGGTGCCGCTGATCGTCAGCCACATGTTCGCGTTCTACTTCGGCATCATGGCGGATCTCTCGCCGCCGGTGGCGTTGGCCGCGCTCGCCGCCGCGCCGATCGCGCGCGAAAACCCGGACAAGATCGGCTGGGAGGCGATGCGCATCGCCGCGGCCGGTTATGTCATCCCCTTCGCGGGCGTCTATGCGCCGGCGCTGATGCTGCAGCCGGGCGACCCGTGGGCGGCTTCGGTCGGCTTCTACGGCGCGGTCGCGATCGCCTTCGTGAAATCGCTCGTCGCCATGGGCCTGTTCGGCGCCGCGCTGATCGGGTTCCTGTTCGGCCGGCTCTCCTGGCTCGAACGCGCGGCCTTCGCCGTCTCGGCGCTGTTCATCGTCGGCGAATTTCCGTGGAGCGATCTGATCGGCTTCGTGCTCGGGCTCGGCACGGTCGCTTGGCACCGTGCGACGCTGCGCAGCGCGGACGCGCGCCCCGCCGCCTGATACGGTCGAAACAAC
This genomic interval carries:
- a CDS encoding TAXI family TRAP transporter solute-binding subunit; amino-acid sequence: MRLVPALVASACLALAAVPAKADQFINVLTGGTSGVYYPLGVALSQIYGEKIAGVKTQVQATKASVENLNLLQQGRGEIAFTLGDALRDAWDGNTEAGFKGKLDKLRGIGAVYPNYIQIVALKDSGVKTLADLKGKSLSVGAPKSGTELNARAILAAAGLKYADLGKTEYLPFAESVDLMKNRQLDATLQSAGLGVASIRDLSTSVDVTVVAVDKATVDKIGAPYLAVVIPANTYQGQTADVPTAAVGNFLVTHAGVPDEVVYQMTKLTYENLDRLANAHAAAKGIKVEDAIKGMPLPLHPGAEKYFREKGLIK
- a CDS encoding TRAP transporter permease — its product is MTATSPAAEIDNPALETFEHGFPPGFGSKFAGLAAFAIALAFSVFQLVVSAWPALPSQSVRGIHVGFLLLLTFGLVANFRAKTALGLVIGWALGLLGFAVGLYQWVYHDALILRAGDLERQDLVVGVLLIVLVFEACRRIMGPSLPIMCGVCLAYALFGQYLPGPLGHRGYGLDQVIEQMSFGTEGIYGVPIYVSATYIFLFILFGAFLERAGMIHLFTDVSLGLFGRSRGGPAKVAVFSSGLMGTISGSGVANVVTVGQFTIPLMIRFGYRRAFAAGVEATASMGGQIMPPVMGAAAFIMAETLGVAYSEIVKAAALPAVLYFASAYWMVHLEAGKHGLRGMAEVPSALAALTKGWYLVLPLGVLVWLLFAGYTPLFAGTIGLALTAILILGASAALEMPEGVTRTIFWVVLGIASAAFFRYGLWAVIAVVAALILLNFRAGSGRETLRLCRDSLADAAKTALAVGIACAIVGTIIGTFTLTGVGSTFGTWVVGIGQQSLFLSLVLTMILSVILGTGIPTIPTYIIVASLAAPALAKLGVPLIVSHMFAFYFGIMADLSPPVALAALAAAPIARENPDKIGWEAMRIAAAGYVIPFAGVYAPALMLQPGDPWAASVGFYGAVAIAFVKSLVAMGLFGAALIGFLFGRLSWLERAAFAVSALFIVGEFPWSDLIGFVLGLGTVAWHRATLRSADARPAA